CCTGGCCGTGCCCTCCAATTGGGAGCTGCAGGGCTTCGGGCTGCCCATCTACACCAACCTCGTGTACCCGTTTCCGCGCAACGCCCCGTTCATCGACGGGCGCGACAACCCCGTGGGCAGCTACCGGCGCCGCTTCACGGTGCCGGCCGCCTGGGCGGGCCGCGAGGTGCTGCTCACCTTCGGCTCCATCTCGGGCTACGCCGTGGTGTATGTGAACGGGCAGCGCGTGGGCATGAGCAAAGTGGCCAAGTCGCCGGCCGAGTTCGACATCACGAAGTACCTGCAACCCGGCGAAAACACCCTGGCCGTGCAGGTAACGCGCTGGCATGACGGCAGCTACCTCGAAGACCAGGACTTCTGGCGCGTGTCGGGCCTCGACCGCGACGTGTACCTCTACAGCCTGCCGCAGCACACCATCTGGGACTTTTTCGCCCACGCCGACCTCGACCCCAGCTACCGAAACGGCCGGTTCAGCGTCGACGTCACGCTGCGCAACTTCGCCGCCGCGGCCCCGGCGCCGGCCCGCCTCACCGTGGAAGTGCTGGACGCCAATGGCAAAACCGTGCTGCGCCAGCAGCAGCCCGTGCCCAGCGGGGTAGGCAACGCGGGCACCGCCGCCACCCAAACCGTGCAACTGGCCGGCACCGTGAAGAACGTGCGCCCCTGGAGCGCCGAAATCCCCACGCTCTACCAGTGCCGCCTCACCCTGGCCGACGCCCAGGGCAAGCCGCTGGCCATCACGGGCTGCCGCATCGGCTTCCGCAAAGTCGAAATCAAGAATGCCCAGCTGCTGCTCAACGGCGTGCCGCTGGAAGTGCACGGCGTGAACCGCCACGAGTGGGAGCCCACCACCGGCCGCGCCGTGACCGAGGCCGGCATGCGCCGCGACCTGCAGCTGATGAAGCAGTTCAACATCAACGCGGTGCGCACCAGCCACTACCCCAACGACGAGCGGTGGTACCGCCTCTGCGATGAGCTGGGCTTTTACCTGGTGGACGAGGCCAACATCGAAACCCACGGCTATGGCGCCGAGCTGCAGGGCCGCTTCGACAAAAGCAAGCACCCGGCCTACCGCCCCGAGTGGGCACCTGCGCACCGCGACCGCATCGACCGGTTGGTGGAGCGCGACAAAAACCACCCCTCGGTCATCATCTGGAGCATGGGCAACGAGTGCGGCAACGGCCCGGTCTTCCACGACGCCTACACTTGGCTGAAGCAGCGCGACCCCAGCCGGCCGGTGTCGTTTGAGCAGGCCGGCGAAGACGTGGACACCGACATCGTGGCGCCCATGTACCCCGGCATGGGCTCGATGAAAAAATACGCCGACGCCACCGACAAAACGCGCCCCTACATCATGTGCGAGTACTCGCACGCCATGGGCAACAGCAACGGCAACTTTCAGGAATACTGGGACTTGATTCGGAGCAAGCCGCACCTGCAGGGCGGTTTCATCTGGGATTGGGTCGACCAGGGCCTGCGCGCCGAGCACTACGGCTTGCCCTACTTTGCCTACGGCGGCGACCTGGGCGGCTACAACCGCCAAAACGACGAAAACTTCTGCGCCAACGGCCTCGTGGCCGCCGACCGCACGCCCCACCCCGGCCTGTGGGAGGTGAAAAAAGTGTACCAGGACATCCGGTTCAGCGCCGCCCAGCCGGCCACGGGCCGTATTACGGTCTTCAACGGTTTCGCCTTCCGCCCCCTCGACAACTACGACTTCCGGTGGGAACTGCTGAAAAACGGCGCCGTGGCCAAAACCGGCACCTTCGGCTTGAAGCTGGCGGCTGGCCGGCAGCAGGAAATGAAGCTGCCGCTGCCCGCCCTGGCCGCCGCGCCGGGCACCGAGTACGTGCTCAACGTGGTGGCGCTCACCAAAAGCGCCGCCCCGCTGGTGCCGGCCGGCCACGAGGTGGCCCGCGAGCAGTTTCGCCTCACGCCCGAGGCCGCCTATTTCGAGCACCCGGCGGATACTGCCGGTGAGCTGCAAATCAAGCGTGAAGGCAACAAGCTAACCTTCAGTGCTGGTGGCGTTAGCGGCGAATTCGACACGGCGCTGGGCCGGCTGAGTAACTACCGCCGCGGCGAAACTCTGGTCATTGCCCAATACCCGGAGCCGTATTTCTGGCGCGCGCCCACCGACAACGACTTCGGTTCCGGCATGCCTCAGCGGCTGGGCGTGTGGCGCACGGCGCACGCGGCCCGCAAGGTGCAGCGCGTGACGGTGGGCGAGCAGTCGGCCGCCGGCCTGCCCATCCAGGTCGACTATCTGCTCACCGACATTGCCGTGTACTACTCTGTGGCCTACCTCATCAGGCCCGACGGCGCGGTGCAAGTCACGGCCGGCATCGACCTGACCGGGCGCGACCTACCCGAGCTGCCCCGCTTCGGCATGCGCCTGGAGCTGCTTGGCCAGTACCAGGCGCTGGCCTACTACGGCCGCGGCCCCTGGGAAAACTACCAGGACCGCAACACAGCCAGCTTTCTGGGCGTGTACCGCGACTCAGTGGCCCGCCAGTACGCCAACACCTACATCCGCCCCCAGGAGGGCGGCTACCACACCGACACCCGCTGGCTCACGCTCACCAACGCCGCCGGCCAGGGCCTGCGCATTGAGGGCGCCCAGCCGCTGAGTTTCAGTGCCCTCGACGTGCGCGCCGAGGAGCTGGACCCCGGCCTCAGCAAAAAGCAGCAGCACACCACCGACGTGAAGCGCCACGACCGGGTGTTCCTGAGCGTGGACCTGAAACAGCGCGGCGTGGGCGGCGACAACAGCTGGGGCGCCCAGCCCCACGACGCCTACCGCCTGCTCGACAAGCAGTACCGCTACACATACACCCTGCGCCTGATTGACGAAAAAGCGCCGTAGCGCGGCCGTGCCCGGCCTGTGGCGGTGGTAGAAGCGCAGTTTTTTGCGTACTATCGTGGATATGAAACACTTCTTTCTCCTGCTCAGCGGTTGGGCGCTGGTTGCCGGCTGCGGCGCCGACTCAGTGCAGAACCTGCCAACGCCCGCGACGGGGGACGACAAGAGCACCATTCATTACATCGTCAACGGGCGCACCATCACTCAGGAAGCCCGGTTGAGCTACCAGCCCGCCACCCCGCCGACCCGAAATTTTGATGTGCTCAACATCGAGGCGGGGGACACGGCCCGGAGTTCGGGCGGCCCGTACGTGCAGGTGGTCTTCCTCAAGGGCGCGGGCCGGCCGGAGAGCGAATACGGCGTGGTGGCCATTCGTTATTTCGACCCAACCACCAGCCTCACGTGGGGCATTGGCCCGCGGGGCACCCTGGGCCGGTGGAACGGCGGCTGGCGCGGCTCCTTTTCCGGCGTGGCGGACGACCGGCTCGGGCCTGCCCGGGCACTCATCGAAGGGGAGTTCATCAACGTGCGCTGAGGCGCCGCGCGCCCAGCAAGCAGTGGCCGCCGTGCTGCGCGGCGGCCCGCAAGGTCAGGACGCGTCCATACACGGGCGCCGGCAGTTGGCGAGTGGAGCGTATGGGCACAGCGGTTACCAGCTGTTTCGAAGGGCTATTTGCCCAGCTCCAGCACCACGGCGGTTTTGGCGGGCAGCTGCAGCGTGGCGAGGCTGCTCAGGCTCTCGCCCGTCAGCACGTTGCGGGCTTTGCTAAAGCCGGCCATGCGCTCCGAGAAGCGGGCCGTGGGCAGACTGGCGGGCTTGTCGGTGGTATTCGAGGCTACCATCACGGTACCGGTGGCGTCGTAGCGGAAGTACACGTAAAGGCCGTTTTCGGGCAGGTACTGCATCAGCTGGCCGGTGTGCAGCACCTTATGGTCGCGGCGGTAGGTGGCCAGCTTGCGCACGAAGTCGAAGGCTTCGTTTTCGCGGGCCGAGCGGCCGGCGGCGGTGAACTTGTCTTCCTTGTCGCCGGGCCAGCCGCCGGGGAAATCCTTGCGCACCTCGGCATCGGTGGGGTCCTTGAAATTTTTCATCAGGATTTCGGTGCCGTAGTACAGGCTCGGGATGCCGCGGGTGGTGAGCAGCCAGGTCAGGCCCAGCTTGTACTTGTCAAGGTCGTCGCCGATTTCGGACAGGAAGCGGTTATGGTCGTGGTTGTCGAGGAAGGTCACGAGGCGGGTCGGGTCCTGGTACACCACGTCCTGGGCCAGGGCCTGGTACACGCGCTGGGCACCACCGTCCCAGCCGGAAACAGCCGGCGTGCCGGTGTCCTTCAGTGCGCCCAGCAGGGCCCCTTCGAGCACGAAGTCGAGTGCGCCGGGCTGGTTCGACTTGAAGGGAAAGTCAATCTTGCTGCGGGTGTAGTAGGCCTGGTCGATGGCATTCGTCACCGCCGACTCGCCAAAAATGTGAATGCGCGGGTACTCGGCCAGCAGCGCCGCGTTGCAGCGGTTCATAAACGGCTGGTCGTTATACAAATAGGTGTCGACCCGCCAGGCATCGATGCCGAAGTTCTCGACGCACCAGATGGCGTTTTCAATCAGGTAGTTGGCCACGTAGGGGTTCTGCTGATTGAGGTCCGGCAGGAAGGGCACAAACCAGCCGTCGAGCGTGATTTTGCGGTCAATCCGGGCCGCGTGCGGGTCGGTGATGGGCGTGTAGCGGTAGGTGGTGTTGGTGTAGCTGGGCCACTGGTGCAGCCAGCTTTTCATGGGCAGGTCCTGCAGTATCCAGTGGGTGTTGCCCACGTGGTTGTACACGGCGTCCTGCACCACTTTCAGGCCGGCGGCGTGGGCCTGCTGCACGTAGCTTTTGTAGGCCGCGTTGCCGCCCAGGCGCCGGTCCACGTTGTATTGGTCCGTGAAGCCGTAGCCGTGGTAGGAGGCGCGCATGGTGCCAGCCTCGTTGGTGAGCGGCTGGTTGTTTTCGAGCACTGGCGTAAACCACACGGCCGTCACGCCCAGGTCTTTGAGGTAGGGGATGCGCTGGGCCGCGCCCTGCAGGTCGCCGCCGTGGCGGAAGAAGGGGTTGGCGCGGTCGTGGTTGGGGTCGCGCAGGTCGGCGAACTTGTCGTTGGCCGGGTCGCCGTTGGCAAACCGGTCGGGCATGGCCAGGTAGATGAAGTCGGCGGCCGTTACGCCCTGGGCTTTAGGAGCGTTGTCGCGGGCTTTCAGCACCCAGGTCTGCGTCACGGTCTGGCTGCCTTTTTTGCCCACCAGCCGCACCGTGCCAGGCTTGGCCGCGGGCGAGATGCTGAGGTCGAGAAAGGCGTAATTGGGATTCTCGACGGTGTTGGTTTTCACCAGCTTCACCCCGGGGTAGCTCACGGTGTAGGCGAGGGTGCCCGCGCCGGGCCCGTGCACCAGCAGCTGCACGTTGGGGTTTTTCATGCCCACCCACCAGTTGGTGGGGTTCACGCGGTCGATGCTGGCGTTCTGGGCGTTGGCCAGCAGCGGGAGCAGCAACAGGAGCAGCAGGTGGCTTTTTTTCATGGGGGTTGGCTGGTGGGAAACCAAGCAGTGCGAGAAGAACCAATAATCAGAACGTCATGTCGAGCGCAGCCGAGACATCTCGCGTGCAATAGTAAATCCTGCCGATTGGATTACTTCCCCACGCGAGATGCCTCGGCTGCGCTCGGCATGACGTTTTATGCAAAAGCTGAGACTGCTACCCGCGCTTGCGGCCCTGCGTGAGCATGGCCACGGCCTCGCCAAGGCGCTTGGTGCGGGTTTCGGGCTTTTTGGCGCCTTCCAGCCAGCGCACGTACTCGCGCTGGTGGGTGTAGGCCAGCTTGTTGAAGTAGGCGGCGGCTTTGTGGTTGGCGGCCAGTTCGGCGGCCAGGTCGGCTGGGGCTTCCATCTTGCGCTCGGCCGTGTCGCGCGCCAGCGTCACGCGCACCGTGTCGCCCACGGTTTTGTCGATGGCTTTGCGGATTTGCTTGAGCAGGAGCAGGGCGTGGTGGCCGTCGCCGAGGGGCACGGCGCTGCCCTGGTAGGGGTAGCCGTCGAAGGTAGCCTGCACGGGAATGCGGCCGCGCGTGCCGTACACTTCCTGCACCGAAAAGGGCAGCACCACAAACACGCCGGCGTGGTCTTCGCCGGCTTCCAATACGGCTTCAAATTCGTGTTCGGGCTGCATGCAGGGTCTTTGTTGAAGTGGCTATAATGAGGTCAGGCCACAAAGGAAACCAATTCGAGCCAAGCCGGCCGCCGGCCCTAGCCGGCTGCCACCTCGCGCAGCACGGCCCGCACGGCCTCCTCATCATGAGCCGCCACCACGCGCACGTCGGCTACATCGGGTCCGTATTGCTGCAGGAGCTGGCGGCGCACCGCCTCGCTGGGCACCAGCACCAGGCGCGCCCGGCGCAGGGCCATGCGCTCCACTTCCAGCAGCCAGCCACCCTCGGCCGAGGCCAGGTCGCTGGTCAGGCCGGCCGCGTACAGCACCAGCGGCAGCCGCGAGCGGTTGCGGATTTCCAGCGCCGCCAGCCAGGCCGGCCAGTTGGGGGCGTATATCACCTCGAAATCGGTGCGGCCGTGCACCAGCTGCGCCGCTTGCCGGGCGTACTGAATCATGCGAAAATTCAGGCCGTCGAGCGCGGGCACGCGCGGCGCCGGCTCGGCCGGCTGCTCCGGCGCGGGCACAGCACCCGTTTCCGTCTCCATAGCTGCGCCGCTCAGTGCCGGCGCATCAGGAGTGAGGTTGTCTTCCGGGGCATTCAGCGCCTGCGCTTCGGCCGCGCCAATTTCTTCGGTGGGCTCGTCGAAAGCTTCGGAGAAGAGCGAAGCCGCCGGGGCTTCATTGTCCATTTCGGCATTATCGGCCGGGTTCTCTTCGGTCGATGACGCTGCTTCGGCTTCCGGGGCGGCGGGCCCGGCCAGCGGGCTGAAGCCGGCGGGCCAGCTCAGGGCTGCCTGGGCCAGGTCGGCCGCTTCGCGCACGCTGGAAGCGGGCACGAGCGGCGCCACCGGCACCACTACCGCCGAGGACGCTGGCGCCGCAGATTCGGCGCTGGCGCCGAGGTAGGGGGCCGCCGGCGCAACCCAGCGGACGCGCTGCGGCGCATGGGCACCAGTGGGCCACTGGCTGCGCGCCGATGCTGCCGCAGGTGTAGCAACGGTGCTGGGGGCCGGCAGCGCGGCCTGGGTTTCAGCCGGAGTGGTGGCGGGCGGCAGCTCTGCCAGGCCAATCAGGAGCGAGGCGATGGCGCCTGCAGTTTCCGTGGCCGCCGTATCCACGCGCCGGATGCCGGGCGTTGCCGGAGCTGCGGCACTTTCGGCGGTGCTGTCAGTATCAGCTTCAGAAGTGTCTTCGGCGTCTTGGAATGCAGCCGTTTCATGGGCTGCGAAGGCGTTTTCAGCAGTAGAAGGGGCGGTGGGGGCGTTGCCTGACGTGGTAGATGCGTCGGGCGCTGCTTCGGCTGGCAAGTGGGGGTAGAGGGCCAGCACGGGCTGCTGGGCGGCGAGGTGGTAGACCAGCGGCAGGGTGGGGGCAGGGCCGCCCCGCCGAGCACGGCCACCAGCGGGTCGGCATCGTCCCAGGCCAGCAGCAGAACGGAGAAATCGGACGGGGTCATGGGCAGCAAAAAGGGGCAAAACGGGCCGGCGCAGGCCGGGAAGTGGGCGCGGTGCGCTATCAGTCGTCAATGCTACGCAAGCCAACCCACATATCGGCGAAAAATCTGCGCCGGCCGAAAATTTCGGCCGCAGCCAGCCCGGAAAAAGTAACTTGCGTACTTAACCCTCGCTCAACCGGCTCGGCCGGTGTTTTCGCGCCCGGCTCGGCCGCGGCGCTTGCTTTTGCCCCGAACTAACATTTATGGATACCTCGATTCAGGAAAATAACTACATGGTGAACGACCTGGCGGCCAAAAGCCACCAGGAACATTACCCCGGCGAAGTCATTCGCTTCGACCAACTCGACGACCACCGCTTCCTTTTCAACTGCCAGAACGGCGTGCGCCTGCTGCTGCACGTGCTGAGCGACAAAATCCTGCGCTTCCGCTACCTCACCGACGGCCCCCTCAACCCCGATTTCTCCTACGCCGTGCCCGCCGATGCCACCACGCGCATGGCCCCGGCCCTGGTGGAATTCCGCGAAAAGCCCGACCACTACCGCCTCACCACGGCCCGCCTCATCTGCATCATTCAGAAGGAAACGCTGAAAACCCGCGTGCTGGACCGCTCGGGCACCGTGCTGAGCGACGACGAAAAAGGCTTCCACTGGGAGTACGACTACGACACCGGCAACGACATCGTGAAGATGAGCAAGCAGGTGCCGCCCGGCGTGCACTACTACGGCCTCGGCGACAAGCCCGACAACATGAACCTGCGCGGCAAGCGCTTCACCAACTGGGGCTCCGATACCTACGGCTACGTGAAGGGCTCTGACCCGCTCTACAAGAACATCCCGTTCTACCACGTGCTGCACCAGAAAATTGCCCACGGCATTTTCTTCGATAACACCTTCAAAGCCAGCTTCGACTTCGCCGCCGAGCGCGCCGACGTGACCAGCTTCTGGGCCCAGGGCGGCGAGCTGAACTACTACTTCATCTACGGCCCCACGCTGCTGGAGGTGACGCAAGAGTACACCCTGCTCACCTGCCCGCCCGAGCTGCCGCCGCTCTGGACGCTGGGCTACCACCAGTGCAAGTGGAGCTATTTCCCGGAGAGCAACGTGAAGGAAATCACGAGCGGCCTGCGCGACCGCAAAATTCCCTGCGACGCCATCTACCTCGACATCGACTACATGGAGGGCTACCGCTGCTTCACCTGGAGCAAGCAGCACTTCCCCGAGCCCAAACGCTTGGTGCAGGAGCTGGCCGAGGACGGCTTCAAAATGGTGGTCATCATCGACCCCGGCATCAAGATTGACCCGGAGTATTCGGTGTACCAGGAAGGCATTGCCAACGACTTCTTCTGCCGCCGCGCCGACGGTCCCCTGATGAAGGGCTCGGTGTGGCCCGGCCTCTGCAACTTCCCCGATTTCACGGCGCCGCGGGTGCGCGAGTGGTGGGCGGGTTTGTTTAAGGAGCTCATCCAAGACATTGGTGTGAAGGGCGTGTGGAACGACATGAACGAGCCGGCCGTATTCGAGAAAGGCACTTTCCCGCCCGACGTCCGCTTCGAGTACGACGGCCACCACGCCTCGCACCAGAAGGCCCACAACATCTACGGCATGCAGATGGCCCGCGCCACCAACGACGGCGTGAAGCAGTTCTGCTACCCCAACCGGCCCTTCACCATCACGCGCAGCACCTACTCGGGCGGCCAGCGCTACTCTTCCGGCTGGACCGGCGACAACATTGCCAGCTGGGACCACCTCTGGCTGGCCAACATCCAGTGCCAGCGCCTGAGCATCTCGGGCTTCAGCTTCATTGGCTCCGACATCGGCGGCTTCGTCGACTCGCCTACGCCCGAACTCTACGCCCGTTGGATTGCGCTGGGGGCCTTCCATCCGTTCTTCCGCACCCACAGCTCCGGCGACCACGGCGACCAGGAGCCCTGGAGCTTCGGCGAGGAGGTGACCGACCTGGCCCGCCACTTCATCGAGCTGCGCTACCGCCTGCTGCCCTACATGTACACCACGTTCTGGCAGTACGCCACGGCGGGCACGCCCATGCTGCGCCCGCTCACCTTCCTCGACCAGAACGACACCGAAACCTACCTGCGCATGGCCGAATTCGGCCTCGGCGACAACCTGCTGGTGTGCCCCATCACCCAGCCCGGCGCCGAGGGCCGCTGGATGTACCTGCCCCGCGGCGACTGGTTCTACTACTGGACCGACGCCCCCACGGCCGGCGGCGCCGAAGTCTGGGCCACCGCCGACCTCACCCGCATCCCGCTCTTCGTGAAGGCCGGCGCCGTACTGCCCATGCAGCCCGTGCTGCAATACGTGGGCGAGAAGGTGATTGAGGAGCTCACCCTGCATGTGTACTACAAAAACGGCACCGCCGAAAGCGTGCACTACGACGACGGCGGCGAGGGCTACGGCTACACTGAAGGCCAGCGCACCGTGCGCCGCTTCACCGTCACGGGCTCGCCGCAGGAATTGGTGCTCACCCAGGCCATCGAGGGCGACTACGCGCCCAGCTACGCCACCTACCGCGTGGTGCTGCACGGCGTGCCCGGCGCTTTGGAGGCCACGGCCGATGGCCAAGTAGCTGGAGTGGCGGAAGTAACTTTGGAAACGGGCTTGGTGTTGCCCAGCCTCGTGGTGCCGGTGGGCTTTGGCGAGGTGCGGATGAGCGTGGCGGGAGCGGTGGGAGAAGGAAAAGTATAAAACTGAAACCACAATTGCGGTGCTATTAATGAAAACGAGCTTTTGTTTCCTAGCAAACACCGCCTGCATTATTACCTCAATCTTGCTCGTCAGTTGCACCGGCAGCAATGACGATTTTTTTGAAAAGATGTCTCAGAGAATGAAGCCCGTGCGTACGATGACCGAAGGTTATCGGGTGCTGGATTTGAATAGTCTGACTGACTTTGAATGGGATACTGTTTATTTCTTTAAAGGGGGTTCTTTAGCAGATATGGATATTAAGGATATAAACATGACCATAGGATTCGAATGGAATGGGCCACCTATCGGTTCCGAAGTTCGAAGACTGTTGTTCGTTCGTGGTCGGGAGGTAGTGTCTTACACTGATTTTATGCCTGATGGCGGCGGTGTTGGCCAGCCAATGCCTATTTGGATGTTTGGCTGTAAAGGGGACAAGGGCTCGGGCATAAGCCGAAAAGATGCACGCTTCGCTGTTTTCCGTAACTGCGCTGCTAGTGGAGATTTTCAAATGGTCCCACTAAAATGCGTAGAGGATTCTCGCATTGTTATCGAACAAGGATGTACCGAGAAAACGCTCGAACTATTGAAACATCCATTTCTGTACGATTCAACAGGTAGAATAATACCTGTTATGGAAGATTCAACGGGTATGCTCGTACCTATAAAAAACTGAACCCCATGCTGGCGCACCTCTGCGACGCGCTGCCGACTGGCGTTGAGCCTGCGGCTCGTGTACCGCGCAGTGCCAGCCTGATGTGCAACACCCGAGCCTCGCCGGCCCAGCCGCCGAAGTGGCGGCAGTGACCTGGGAAACGGGCCGGGCGCGGGAGAGGAATCGCCACGCAGGCAGCGGGCGGGTGTCGGTGGTAGCTAGTTTGCTCCTACAAATGGCTTGAATGCATGTACAATTAAGTTATTCGTACATACAAACGGCTTGAATGGAGGTGCAAATAGCCTGTTTGCTTACCCATTCAGGCCTTCTGTACATGCGTTTGGGCTTTGGTCGCGGCCCGCTGGTACATGGGCGGAGCCATCATGCCCATCGTCCGCCTACTGCTGGGCGTCGGTGGGGGCCTACCGGGCAGAAACTGAAATATTCACCAGAACCCCGGTCCGGTGCCGACTGGGTCCGAGCCTGCGGCTCGGGTTGGGGGATATGGTACCTGCGGGCACGGCTTTTCTTTCGAATGGAGGGCCTGCCAGGGTGGCCCGGCAACGATGCCGGCAACGTTTGCATAAATATACTCAGGTGTTTGGGCCTGTTATGCAGGGGTTTCGGATGCGCATCTGATAGGTTTGTGTAAGCCACTCCCTCGGTGGTTCACCCTTTTCCCACCCAAACAGCCTCCGGCTATGAAGAAACTGCTTACCATATTCTTGTTGCTGCTGACGCCGGCCCTGCTGCGCGCCCAGGCCCCTGTCCTGGTCGAATCGAGCGGCTGGCTGGAAACGGCCTACGTGCGCTGGCAGCCCGTGGCCAACGCGCAGAGCTACAACGTGTACTACACCGGCGGCGGCCTCGTCAACCAGAAGCTCGACGACCAGCTGATTCGCAACTACGGCACCTTTTACCGGGCCGACGCCCTGGGCCTGCAGCCGGGCGCCTACACGCTCAAGGTGGTGCCGGTGGTGGGCGGGGTAGAGGGCACGGCCACCACCACGCCTTCGCTCACGGTGCTGGCCCAGGACCGCACCGGCTTTGCCTTCAGCAACGGCCGGGTGCCGGGCGCCTACAACGCCAACGGCACGGTGAAAGCCAACGCCGTCGTCCTCTACATCACCCAGAATAGCAAAAACACGGTGTCGCTGAACGTGACCGGGGCCACCACCAACCCCTGCGTGGGCCTGCAAACCATCCTCGACGGCTTCAAGAAAGGCCGCGACGCGCGCCCGCTGCTGGTGCGCCTGGTGGGCAACATCACCGACCTGAGCTACATGCTCAACGGCGACCTTGTTATCGAGAACAACAACTTCGCCTCCGGCTACATCACCCTCGAAGGCGTGGGCAACGACGCCGTGGCCAACGGCTGGGGCATCCGCATCAAAGGCGCTTCCAACGTGGAAATCCGCAACATCGGCACCATGAACTGCGACAGCGATGAGGGCGACAACATCGGCCTGCAGCAGGACAACGACTACATCTGGGTGCACAACTCTGATTTCTTCTACGGCCACGCCGGCAGTGCTGCCGACCAGGTGAAGGGCGACGGCGCCCTCGACTGCAAAAAATCGACCTACGTCACCTTCTCCTACAACCACTTCTGGGATTCGGGCAAGAGCAACCTGCTTGGCCTGAGCGAAGGCACCACGCAGGGCCTCTACATCACCTACCACCACAACTGGTACGACCATTCGGACTCGCGCCACCCCCGCGTGCGGTTCTACTCGGCGCACGTCTACAACAACTACTACGACGGCAACGCCAAGTACGGCGCCGGCTCCACGGAAGGCTCCTCGGTGTTTATGGAGGGCAA
This DNA window, taken from Hymenobacter sp. 5317J-9, encodes the following:
- a CDS encoding glycoside hydrolase family 13 protein, yielding MKKSHLLLLLLLPLLANAQNASIDRVNPTNWWVGMKNPNVQLLVHGPGAGTLAYTVSYPGVKLVKTNTVENPNYAFLDLSISPAAKPGTVRLVGKKGSQTVTQTWVLKARDNAPKAQGVTAADFIYLAMPDRFANGDPANDKFADLRDPNHDRANPFFRHGGDLQGAAQRIPYLKDLGVTAVWFTPVLENNQPLTNEAGTMRASYHGYGFTDQYNVDRRLGGNAAYKSYVQQAHAAGLKVVQDAVYNHVGNTHWILQDLPMKSWLHQWPSYTNTTYRYTPITDPHAARIDRKITLDGWFVPFLPDLNQQNPYVANYLIENAIWCVENFGIDAWRVDTYLYNDQPFMNRCNAALLAEYPRIHIFGESAVTNAIDQAYYTRSKIDFPFKSNQPGALDFVLEGALLGALKDTGTPAVSGWDGGAQRVYQALAQDVVYQDPTRLVTFLDNHDHNRFLSEIGDDLDKYKLGLTWLLTTRGIPSLYYGTEILMKNFKDPTDAEVRKDFPGGWPGDKEDKFTAAGRSARENEAFDFVRKLATYRRDHKVLHTGQLMQYLPENGLYVYFRYDATGTVMVASNTTDKPASLPTARFSERMAGFSKARNVLTGESLSSLATLQLPAKTAVVLELGK
- a CDS encoding YdeI/OmpD-associated family protein, which translates into the protein MQPEHEFEAVLEAGEDHAGVFVVLPFSVQEVYGTRGRIPVQATFDGYPYQGSAVPLGDGHHALLLLKQIRKAIDKTVGDTVRVTLARDTAERKMEAPADLAAELAANHKAAAYFNKLAYTHQREYVRWLEGAKKPETRTKRLGEAVAMLTQGRKRG
- a CDS encoding glycosyltransferase family 4 protein: MPAEAAPDASTTSGNAPTAPSTAENAFAAHETAAFQDAEDTSEADTDSTAESAAAPATPGIRRVDTAATETAGAIASLLIGLAELPPATTPAETQAALPAPSTVATPAAASARSQWPTGAHAPQRVRWVAPAAPYLGASAESAAPASSAVVVPVAPLVPASSVREAADLAQAALSWPAGFSPLAGPAAPEAEAASSTEENPADNAEMDNEAPAASLFSEAFDEPTEEIGAAEAQALNAPEDNLTPDAPALSGAAMETETGAVPAPEQPAEPAPRVPALDGLNFRMIQYARQAAQLVHGRTDFEVIYAPNWPAWLAALEIRNRSRLPLVLYAAGLTSDLASAEGGWLLEVERMALRRARLVLVPSEAVRRQLLQQYGPDVADVRVVAAHDEEAVRAVLREVAAG
- a CDS encoding glycoside hydrolase family 2 TIM barrel-domain containing protein, whose amino-acid sequence is MFVFRLLTLSWLLAAGAAAAQTVPQEWERPEVVDQHKEKAHASFMVYERPADVAANDYARSPWYQSLNGAWKFSYVARPDLRPAGFERPGYDDAAWSTLAVPSNWELQGFGLPIYTNLVYPFPRNAPFIDGRDNPVGSYRRRFTVPAAWAGREVLLTFGSISGYAVVYVNGQRVGMSKVAKSPAEFDITKYLQPGENTLAVQVTRWHDGSYLEDQDFWRVSGLDRDVYLYSLPQHTIWDFFAHADLDPSYRNGRFSVDVTLRNFAAAAPAPARLTVEVLDANGKTVLRQQQPVPSGVGNAGTAATQTVQLAGTVKNVRPWSAEIPTLYQCRLTLADAQGKPLAITGCRIGFRKVEIKNAQLLLNGVPLEVHGVNRHEWEPTTGRAVTEAGMRRDLQLMKQFNINAVRTSHYPNDERWYRLCDELGFYLVDEANIETHGYGAELQGRFDKSKHPAYRPEWAPAHRDRIDRLVERDKNHPSVIIWSMGNECGNGPVFHDAYTWLKQRDPSRPVSFEQAGEDVDTDIVAPMYPGMGSMKKYADATDKTRPYIMCEYSHAMGNSNGNFQEYWDLIRSKPHLQGGFIWDWVDQGLRAEHYGLPYFAYGGDLGGYNRQNDENFCANGLVAADRTPHPGLWEVKKVYQDIRFSAAQPATGRITVFNGFAFRPLDNYDFRWELLKNGAVAKTGTFGLKLAAGRQQEMKLPLPALAAAPGTEYVLNVVALTKSAAPLVPAGHEVAREQFRLTPEAAYFEHPADTAGELQIKREGNKLTFSAGGVSGEFDTALGRLSNYRRGETLVIAQYPEPYFWRAPTDNDFGSGMPQRLGVWRTAHAARKVQRVTVGEQSAAGLPIQVDYLLTDIAVYYSVAYLIRPDGAVQVTAGIDLTGRDLPELPRFGMRLELLGQYQALAYYGRGPWENYQDRNTASFLGVYRDSVARQYANTYIRPQEGGYHTDTRWLTLTNAAGQGLRIEGAQPLSFSALDVRAEELDPGLSKKQQHTTDVKRHDRVFLSVDLKQRGVGGDNSWGAQPHDAYRLLDKQYRYTYTLRLIDEKAP
- a CDS encoding glycoside hydrolase family 31 protein, with amino-acid sequence MDTSIQENNYMVNDLAAKSHQEHYPGEVIRFDQLDDHRFLFNCQNGVRLLLHVLSDKILRFRYLTDGPLNPDFSYAVPADATTRMAPALVEFREKPDHYRLTTARLICIIQKETLKTRVLDRSGTVLSDDEKGFHWEYDYDTGNDIVKMSKQVPPGVHYYGLGDKPDNMNLRGKRFTNWGSDTYGYVKGSDPLYKNIPFYHVLHQKIAHGIFFDNTFKASFDFAAERADVTSFWAQGGELNYYFIYGPTLLEVTQEYTLLTCPPELPPLWTLGYHQCKWSYFPESNVKEITSGLRDRKIPCDAIYLDIDYMEGYRCFTWSKQHFPEPKRLVQELAEDGFKMVVIIDPGIKIDPEYSVYQEGIANDFFCRRADGPLMKGSVWPGLCNFPDFTAPRVREWWAGLFKELIQDIGVKGVWNDMNEPAVFEKGTFPPDVRFEYDGHHASHQKAHNIYGMQMARATNDGVKQFCYPNRPFTITRSTYSGGQRYSSGWTGDNIASWDHLWLANIQCQRLSISGFSFIGSDIGGFVDSPTPELYARWIALGAFHPFFRTHSSGDHGDQEPWSFGEEVTDLARHFIELRYRLLPYMYTTFWQYATAGTPMLRPLTFLDQNDTETYLRMAEFGLGDNLLVCPITQPGAEGRWMYLPRGDWFYYWTDAPTAGGAEVWATADLTRIPLFVKAGAVLPMQPVLQYVGEKVIEELTLHVYYKNGTAESVHYDDGGEGYGYTEGQRTVRRFTVTGSPQELVLTQAIEGDYAPSYATYRVVLHGVPGALEATADGQVAGVAEVTLETGLVLPSLVVPVGFGEVRMSVAGAVGEGKV